AACTTCGGCCAATTCGAGCGCACGCTCATCATCTGCGACGAGGGTTCCGAAGTCGTCTACATGGAAGGCTGCACCGCGCCGAAGTTCTCCACCTCCACGCTGCACAGCGCGGTCGTCGAGCTCGTCGCGCTCAAGGGCGCCAAGATCCAATACATCACCGTCCAGAACTGGGCGCCCAACGTCTACAACCTCGTCACCAAGCGCGGCCTCGCGATGGAAGACGCCGAGATCAAGTGGATCGACTGCAACATCGGCAGCCGCCTCACGATGAAATACCCCGGCGTCGTCCTGAAGGGCGAGCGCGCCCGCGGCGAAGTCATCTCTATCGCCCTCGCCAACGACGGCCAGCACCAGGACACCGGCGCGAAGATGATCCACGCCGCCAACAACACGACCTCTAACGTCATCTCCAAATCCATCTCCGTCGGCCAAGGCCGCGCGACCTACCGCGGCCAGGTGCACATCCCGAAAAACCTCAAGGGCTGCAAAAACAACACCGAGTGCGACGCGCTGCTCATCAACACGAACAGCCGCACCGACACCTATCCCGCCATCACCGTCCGCGGCGACAAGAACGCCACGCAGCACGAGGCGAGCGTCTCCAAGGTTTCCGAGGACATGATCTTCTACATGCAACAGCGCGGTCTCACCGAGGCGCAGGCCATGAGCCTCGCCGTGAACGGCTTCATCAACGACCTCGCCCGCCAGTTCCCGATGGAATACTCCGTCGAACTGAAGCGCCTCATCGACCTCGAAATGGAAGGAAGCGTCGGCTGAGCAATTAAACGCAAAGGCGCTAAGCCGCTAAGAACCCAGCTCAAAAACTTCTTCGCGTCTCTTCGCACCTTCGCCTCTTCGCGTTAAAATAAAATGTCCTTTCCCGTTCCCACTTCCGCTTCCGCCGCTGTCGTCGGCTCGTTCACTGAAGCCGCCTTCGCCGCGCACCTCGCGCGCGTCGCCCACCTGCCCGCGTGGTGGCTCGACCGCAAGAAGGCCGCCTATGCGCGCTTCGCCGCGCTGCCGATGCCCAAGCGCACTGACGAGGGCTGGCGCTTCTCCAACTTCGCCGCGCTCACCCTCGACGGCTTTT
This window of the Candidatus Didemnitutus sp. genome carries:
- the sufB gene encoding Fe-S cluster assembly protein SufB, yielding MKPPSETDAVDATVENPVAGIDQSAGNFSYDVNYEFDAGTGLTENTVRYISSVKKEADWLLEFRLKALKTFLEKPLPTHWATKDLENINFDKIRYYLAQGQKPKRTWDEVPDDIKKTFERLGIPEQERKFLAGVEAQFDSEAAYSNIKEAVAKQGVIFVNSTEGLREHPELFRKWFGKVIPTGDNKFSALNSAVFSGGSFIYVPPGVKVSHPLQAYFRINAENFGQFERTLIICDEGSEVVYMEGCTAPKFSTSTLHSAVVELVALKGAKIQYITVQNWAPNVYNLVTKRGLAMEDAEIKWIDCNIGSRLTMKYPGVVLKGERARGEVISIALANDGQHQDTGAKMIHAANNTTSNVISKSISVGQGRATYRGQVHIPKNLKGCKNNTECDALLINTNSRTDTYPAITVRGDKNATQHEASVSKVSEDMIFYMQQRGLTEAQAMSLAVNGFINDLARQFPMEYSVELKRLIDLEMEGSVG